TTGCATTCGCGAGGAGGATCAACTATTAAAATgggagaactttaacgaaagtttttagtattgttcactttaacaaaaaaccacatttttacacaaaaagttaattatagtactattcattttatcaaatcatttttattattattattttttaaaataaccaAAACACAACCACTTagtcaaaaacaaataaataaaaccacGTGTAACAACACCTTCCACAGGAGGAAAACTCTCTGTAGACTTGGGAGTCCACATGCTTCACAGAATCACATTGCCTCGACCGGCGAATTATCGTGAAGAGCTCTGCAACTCCCGAAATTCCATATTTCCACCGAGTTCCAGAGTCCCCACCAGCAAAACAATGGCTTCCATGTCCTTCTTTGGAACTTTTTCAACACCTTCACAGGGATTTTCTCAAACAAAAGCAAGCTCGAATTCTTCAGCTTCATGCCCTCCCATGGCGTGCTGGATCAAATCCTCACTTGGGTCTTCGCAATCAGCACTTTTCCGAAATGGGTTGTCTTTGCAATCGGAAAATTTTAATGGGGTTTTGTTCAAATCTCGGTCTTTGAGTGTTTATGCAAGAGCAGCTACAGAGAAAAGTCTTTATGATTTCACTGTCAaggtatgtatgtgtgtgtgtaaatatgtaaaatatatattttcctaGAAAGAATGCATCTTTTTTTCAGTTTCCCTAATTATttgatgaaattatgttttttttttcctctttgttTCTAGGATTTTTGTCGATTTTATACTTGTAATGTTGTAATGTTCAGAAGAATCAAATTTGAAGTTAGAACATTTGAACTAGGTGGTCGGGTTTTAAACTAATGTCTGAAATTTGCTTAATGTAGGATATTGATGCTAAGGATGTTCCTCTTAGGAAGTTCAAGGGGAAGGTTCTTTTGATTGTCAATGTTGCTTCAAGATGGTATTGCTTTCTTTATTGAGTTGGAACTATTTTTTACATGTGAATTGAATTTTACGGAAGGTCTCTGTGGAAGACTGGAAGTTTGAGATGCTAGTGAATTGACCAAAActtgttttatttgaatttCAGTGGCTTGACTTCTTCAAATTACTCAGAACTGTCACACTTGTATGAGAAATACAAAACACAAGGTATGCTGCAACTCCGCAAAATTCCCgtttttccttttcaataaCAATTTCGTATCCACAAAATGTTGCATTAGGTTGAATTTCATATGTTTCTGAAATGGTTTGGATTAGTTCTCCAGCTGCAAACTTAAAGATGAGTGCTTTTTCTCGTTGCACAAGTCACTTTCTTTTTGGTTGGTCAGGGATGCGGGTGCATGGGGAGGATTAGTTTTCGAATGCGTTGTTTTATTGATTCATCTTTGACCACAAAACTTTTGACGTAAAAAATACTTTGACCATGAAACGGTATAACAAAAGTGCTTCTGTTGATATTTTCTTAAGGTGCTAATTGATGCTGCGTATCTAAACTCAGTCTCATTGCAGGATTTGAGATTCTAGCATTCCCT
Above is a window of Malus sylvestris chromosome 15, drMalSylv7.2, whole genome shotgun sequence DNA encoding:
- the LOC126604008 gene encoding phospholipid hydroperoxide glutathione peroxidase 1, chloroplastic-like; the encoded protein is MLHRITLPRPANYREELCNSRNSIFPPSSRVPTSKTMASMSFFGTFSTPSQGFSQTKASSNSSASCPPMACWIKSSLGSSQSALFRNGLSLQSENFNGVLFKSRSLSVYARAATEKSLYDFTVKDIDAKDVPLRKFKGKVLLIVNVASRCGLTSSNYSELSHLYEKYKTQGFEILAFPCNQFGGQEPGSNGEIKQFACTRFKAEFPIFDKVDVNGPSTAPVYQFLKSNAGGFLGDIIKWNFEKFLVDKNGKVVERYPPTTSPFQIEKDIQKLVAA